The following proteins are encoded in a genomic region of Magnolia sinica isolate HGM2019 chromosome 1, MsV1, whole genome shotgun sequence:
- the LOC131218706 gene encoding Bowman-Birk type proteinase inhibitor-like, which translates to MEKKGLSVVLMVAIFATSFLELHARVDLLTAFTAGVDGGKDEPCCNECICPLIFPRKCYCTYVQKGSCPAPCGSPCICDKSAWPTCGCTVVKNSCANTCKTTGIEK; encoded by the exons ATGGAGAAGAAAGGTTTGAGCGTTGTGTTGATGGTGGCTATCTTTGCCACCTCTTTCCTGGAGCTTCACGCTCGAGTGGACTTGCTCACTGCATTTACTGCTGGAG TTGATGGTGGTAAAGATGAGCCATGCTGCAACGAATGCATCTGCCCTCTAATCTTCCCACGGAAATGCTATTGCACCTATGTGCAGAAAGGGAGCTGCCCCGCCCCCTGCGGGAGTCCTTGCATTTGCGACAAGTCCGCATGGCCTACATGCGGTTGTACGGTAGTCAAGAACAGCTGTGCCAATACTTGCAAGACCACAGGCATTGAGAAGTAA
- the LOC131218710 gene encoding Bowman-Birk type proteinase inhibitor-like translates to MEKKALSVVLIVALFATTFLDLHASLDFTAGVDSGEGGPCCDQCLCALSFPPQCQCFDVKSYCHPSCKGCRCTRPIPPQCRCVDIKDHCDKTCTATGYVN, encoded by the exons ATGGAGAAGAAAGCTTTGAGCGTTGTGTTGATCGTGGCTCTCTTTGCCACCACTTTCCTGGATCTTCACGCGAGCTTGGACTTCACTGCAGGAG TTGATAGCGGCGAAGGTGGGCCATGCTGTGACCAATGCCTCTGCGCTCTATCCTTCCCACCACAATGCCAATGCTTCGACGTGAAGAGCTACTGCCACCCCTCATGCAAGGGTTGCCGTTGCACCAGGCCCATTCCCCCTCAATGCCGCTGTGTCGACATTAAGGACCACTGTGACAAGACTTGCACAGCTACGGGCTATGTGAACTAA